Proteins from a single region of Rhodovibrio salinarum DSM 9154:
- a CDS encoding succinate dehydrogenase assembly factor 2: MRETSDPPSALEIRRKRAYFNSWHRGTREMDLLIGGFADETLASLTPEELRRYEQLLQLPDSDLYAWITGQAEIPEELDSKLLRELCKYRVDLVNR; the protein is encoded by the coding sequence ATGCGCGAGACATCTGATCCACCCAGCGCACTCGAGATCCGGCGCAAGCGGGCCTATTTCAACAGTTGGCACCGCGGCACGCGGGAGATGGACCTGCTGATCGGCGGTTTCGCCGACGAGACGCTCGCCAGCTTGACCCCGGAGGAGCTGAGGCGTTACGAGCAGCTTCTCCAATTGCCCGACAGCGATCTGTACGCCTGGATCACCGGTCAGGCTGAAATTCCCGAAGAGCTGGACAGCAAACTGCTGCGTGAGTTGTGCAAGTACCGCGTCGATCTGGTGAACCGCTGA
- the recG gene encoding ATP-dependent DNA helicase RecG gives MRPEVLYPLFRPVTELPGIGPRNAKLFEQLAGGRVVDLCWHLPSGVIDRGYQPRVADAEPGRIATLTVNVEQHLEPRSRKQPYRVRCWDESSAIDIVFFHAKPDYVRKILPVGATRIVSGKVESYHGLPQMAHPDHVAPPEQRESVGTVEPVYPLTQGLTQKVVRKAVAAALKSAPELPEWLEPSYLRQQGWAPWRQALENAHAPGSEAEIDPQTPARQRLAYDELLANQLALALVRRSQRKTKGRRIAGDGHLREQALSALPFELTGAQARATREILADMADDARMLRLLQGDVGSGKTVVALLAMLAAVEAGGQAALMAPTEILARQHYATIQPLADAAGVEVLLLTGRDKGKARQQALSRLASGDVKLAVGTHALFQEDVAFDNLCLAVIDEQHRFGVHQRMTLQAKGRGVDVLVMTATPIPRTLMLTSYGDMEASKLDEKPAGRKPVDTRVVALDRLDQVVDGVGRSMAAGHKTFWVCPLVEESEAVEVAAAEERYTALKSRFGARVGLVHGRMRAADKDRVMAEFKDGDIDILVATTVIEVGVDVPAATIMVIEHAERFGLAQLHQLRGRIGRGDQQATCLLLYQTPLGETAAERLKVMRESEDGFRIAEQDLKLRGAGELLGTRQSGFPEFRLADLSVHDDLLATARDDVQLVLERDSELQGDRGRALRVLLYLFERDAAVKYLRSG, from the coding sequence CTGCGCCCGGAAGTTCTGTATCCCCTGTTCCGGCCGGTCACGGAGTTACCGGGCATCGGGCCGCGCAACGCCAAGCTGTTCGAACAGCTGGCAGGCGGGCGCGTGGTCGACCTGTGCTGGCACCTGCCCTCCGGCGTGATCGACCGCGGCTACCAGCCGAGGGTCGCCGACGCCGAACCGGGCCGGATCGCGACCCTGACCGTCAACGTCGAGCAGCACCTCGAGCCGCGCAGCCGCAAGCAGCCCTACCGCGTGCGCTGCTGGGACGAGTCCAGCGCGATCGACATCGTTTTCTTCCACGCCAAGCCGGACTACGTACGCAAGATTCTGCCGGTGGGCGCGACGCGGATCGTGTCCGGCAAGGTGGAGAGCTATCACGGCCTGCCGCAGATGGCCCATCCGGACCACGTCGCCCCGCCCGAGCAGCGGGAATCCGTCGGCACGGTCGAACCCGTCTACCCCCTGACCCAGGGGCTAACACAGAAGGTCGTGCGCAAGGCCGTCGCCGCGGCGTTGAAAAGCGCGCCGGAACTGCCCGAGTGGCTGGAGCCCAGCTACCTGCGCCAACAGGGCTGGGCGCCCTGGCGCCAGGCACTGGAGAACGCGCACGCGCCGGGCTCGGAAGCCGAGATCGACCCGCAAACCCCGGCGCGGCAGCGCCTGGCCTATGACGAATTGCTCGCCAACCAGCTCGCGCTCGCCCTGGTTCGACGCAGCCAGCGCAAGACGAAGGGACGCCGGATCGCCGGCGACGGTCACCTGCGGGAGCAGGCCCTCTCCGCCCTGCCCTTCGAACTGACGGGTGCGCAAGCCCGCGCGACGCGCGAGATCCTGGCCGACATGGCCGACGACGCGCGGATGCTGCGCCTGCTACAGGGCGACGTGGGCAGCGGCAAGACAGTTGTCGCGCTGCTCGCCATGCTGGCCGCGGTGGAGGCCGGCGGCCAAGCCGCCCTGATGGCGCCGACCGAGATCCTGGCGCGCCAGCACTACGCCACCATCCAGCCGCTGGCCGACGCCGCGGGCGTCGAGGTCTTGCTGCTCACCGGCCGCGACAAGGGCAAGGCGCGCCAGCAGGCTCTAAGCCGCCTGGCCAGCGGCGACGTCAAACTCGCCGTCGGCACGCACGCCCTGTTCCAGGAGGATGTTGCGTTCGACAATCTGTGCCTGGCGGTGATCGACGAGCAGCACCGCTTCGGCGTGCACCAGCGCATGACGTTGCAGGCCAAGGGGCGTGGCGTCGACGTGCTGGTGATGACCGCCACACCGATCCCACGCACCCTGATGCTGACCTCCTATGGCGACATGGAGGCCTCCAAGCTGGACGAGAAGCCAGCCGGGCGAAAGCCGGTAGACACGCGGGTCGTTGCGCTCGACCGGCTGGACCAGGTCGTGGACGGGGTCGGCCGGTCGATGGCGGCCGGGCATAAGACCTTCTGGGTATGCCCACTGGTCGAGGAATCCGAGGCGGTCGAGGTCGCCGCGGCGGAGGAGCGTTACACCGCACTGAAAAGCCGGTTCGGCGCGCGAGTCGGGCTGGTGCATGGGCGCATGCGCGCGGCCGACAAGGACCGCGTGATGGCCGAATTCAAGGACGGCGACATCGATATCCTGGTCGCCACCACGGTGATCGAGGTCGGCGTCGACGTGCCGGCGGCAACGATCATGGTGATCGAGCATGCCGAGCGCTTCGGTCTTGCCCAACTGCACCAGCTGCGCGGGCGGATCGGCCGCGGCGATCAGCAGGCAACCTGCCTGCTGCTCTATCAGACGCCGTTGGGCGAGACGGCGGCAGAGCGGCTAAAGGTGATGCGCGAAAGCGAAGATGGCTTCCGGATCGCCGAGCAGGACCTGAAGTTGCGCGGGGCTGGCGAGCTCCTGGGGACGCGGCAGAGCGGCTTTCCCGAGTTCCGCCTGGCGGACCTGAGCGTGCACGACGATCTGCTGGCGACCGCACGCGACGACGTGCAACTGGTGCTGGAACGGGACTCCGAGCTGCAGGGGGACCGCGGCCGGGCATTGCGTGTGCTGCTTTACCTGTTCGAGCGCGACGCGGCAGTGAAGTATCTGCGCTCCGGCTAG
- a CDS encoding sodium:calcium antiporter — translation MPVFLISALVIAVAGTRMTNLADVIADRTGLGEALIGGVLLGIATSLSGTVTSITAALDGQASLAVSNAVGGIAVQTVFLALADLTYRRANLEHAAASVTNLVQAALLILMLSLPLLAAVTSAVAVLGVHPITPVLVAVYIGGLKLADSVREHPMWVPRQTRELRTDTPEDRSFEGPGAPGLVVRFTLLLALLAFAGWLVARSGLAIAGATGLSQSFVGALMTAVATSLPELVTTLAAVRRGALTLAVGGIIGGNTFDVLFLVASDVSYRPGSVFHAIGQAELFLIAWAIAMTATLLMGLLQRQRQGVGGIGFESVALLALYLAGIGVQAWGI, via the coding sequence GTGCCGGTATTTCTTATCAGCGCCCTGGTCATCGCGGTCGCCGGCACCCGGATGACCAACCTCGCAGACGTCATCGCCGACCGCACCGGCCTTGGCGAGGCGCTGATCGGTGGCGTGCTGCTGGGGATCGCGACATCGCTGTCCGGCACTGTCACCTCGATTACCGCCGCGTTGGACGGGCAGGCGTCGCTCGCCGTGTCCAATGCGGTGGGCGGGATCGCGGTACAGACGGTGTTTCTGGCGCTCGCCGATCTGACTTACCGGCGTGCCAATCTTGAGCACGCAGCCGCCTCGGTAACCAACCTGGTACAGGCGGCGCTGTTGATCCTGATGTTGTCGCTACCGTTGCTCGCTGCCGTGACGTCGGCGGTTGCCGTGCTGGGCGTGCATCCGATCACACCGGTCCTGGTGGCTGTTTATATCGGGGGCCTGAAGCTGGCGGACAGCGTGCGCGAGCACCCGATGTGGGTGCCCCGGCAAACGCGCGAATTGCGCACGGATACGCCCGAGGACCGCTCGTTCGAAGGGCCGGGGGCGCCCGGGCTTGTGGTGCGGTTCACGCTGTTGCTCGCGTTGCTCGCGTTCGCCGGCTGGTTGGTCGCGCGCTCCGGTCTCGCGATCGCCGGGGCGACGGGACTGTCGCAGTCGTTCGTCGGCGCGCTGATGACGGCGGTCGCAACGTCGCTGCCCGAACTGGTGACCACGTTGGCCGCCGTGCGGCGGGGCGCGCTCACGCTCGCGGTCGGCGGCATCATCGGCGGCAACACCTTCGACGTGCTATTCCTGGTCGCCTCCGATGTGTCCTACCGCCCGGGGTCGGTGTTCCATGCGATCGGGCAGGCGGAACTGTTCCTGATCGCCTGGGCGATCGCGATGACGGCGACGTTGCTGATGGGGTTGCTGCAGCGCCAGCGTCAGGGCGTGGGCGGGATCGGCTTCGAGAGCGTGGCCCTGCTGGCCCTCTACCTCGCGGGCATCGGGGTACAGGCCTGGGGAATCTAG
- a CDS encoding DUF502 domain-containing protein yields the protein MTRKSDKHGFDQGPSRRDPYALVAKPVGGLGSKLRNYFLAGLLIAAPVSITLWLTWEFVSFVDATLTPLIPPPWRPRTYLPFDVPGVGLIIAAVGLVTIGVLATGLLGRWAMREAEKLVDRVPIVRSVYSAIKQIFETVLAQRSNAFRQVVLVEYPCRGTWAIGFITGTTKGEVQTITDEEVVNVFVPATPNPSTGFLLFIPKSDVRLLDMSTEEAAKLIISGGIISPPERAEPFPAAQAEPGAFAESDISTATASNVLEQELARQEQAGDDGHRGFGLLARLRNYFLAGVLVTAPISITVWITWNVVAFVDSRVTPLMPPGWNPESYLPFSVPGIGVLVVFVALTLVGMFATGLIGRLLMTVYERLLNGLPVIRSVYSAIKQIFETVLAQRSNAFRQVVLVQYPRPDSWALAFLTAETQGDVARKAPEESINVFLPTTPNPTSGFLLFVPKAEAKVLTMTVEEGAKMIISGGIITPPEPPELQKPEGGHGDAPGSGNQSVPTAAQQGGR from the coding sequence ATGACGCGGAAATCCGACAAACACGGTTTCGACCAGGGACCAAGCCGACGCGACCCCTATGCCCTCGTTGCCAAGCCGGTAGGCGGCCTGGGCAGCAAGCTGCGCAACTATTTCCTGGCCGGGCTGCTGATCGCCGCCCCGGTGTCGATCACGCTATGGCTGACCTGGGAGTTCGTCTCCTTCGTCGACGCCACCCTGACGCCGCTGATCCCCCCGCCATGGCGTCCGCGGACGTATCTACCGTTCGACGTCCCCGGTGTCGGCCTGATCATCGCCGCGGTGGGCCTGGTCACGATCGGCGTTCTCGCAACCGGACTGCTCGGCCGCTGGGCGATGCGGGAGGCGGAAAAACTGGTCGATCGCGTGCCGATCGTCCGGTCCGTCTACAGCGCCATCAAGCAGATCTTCGAAACGGTCCTGGCTCAGCGCTCCAACGCCTTCCGGCAGGTCGTGCTGGTTGAATATCCCTGCCGGGGGACCTGGGCGATCGGCTTCATCACCGGCACGACCAAGGGGGAGGTGCAGACGATCACCGACGAGGAGGTGGTCAACGTCTTCGTCCCCGCGACACCGAACCCGTCGACCGGTTTCCTGCTGTTCATTCCGAAAAGCGACGTGCGCCTGCTCGACATGTCGACCGAGGAGGCGGCGAAGCTGATCATCTCCGGCGGCATCATTAGCCCGCCGGAGCGCGCCGAGCCCTTTCCCGCGGCCCAGGCCGAGCCCGGGGCCTTCGCGGAGAGCGATATTTCCACCGCCACGGCCAGCAACGTGCTGGAGCAGGAACTGGCCCGCCAGGAGCAGGCCGGTGACGACGGGCATCGCGGTTTCGGCCTGCTGGCGCGGCTGCGCAACTATTTCCTGGCCGGCGTGCTGGTGACGGCCCCGATCTCGATTACAGTCTGGATCACCTGGAACGTGGTGGCGTTCGTCGACTCCCGGGTGACGCCGCTGATGCCGCCGGGCTGGAATCCGGAAAGCTATCTGCCGTTCTCGGTGCCGGGAATTGGCGTGCTTGTCGTGTTCGTCGCGCTCACGCTGGTCGGCATGTTCGCCACCGGCTTGATCGGGCGCCTGTTGATGACGGTCTACGAGCGGCTGCTGAACGGTCTTCCGGTCATCCGGTCCGTCTACAGCGCCATCAAGCAGATCTTCGAAACGGTGCTGGCCCAACGGTCCAACGCCTTCCGGCAGGTCGTGTTGGTGCAATACCCGCGCCCGGACAGCTGGGCGCTCGCCTTCCTCACGGCCGAGACGCAGGGGGATGTGGCGCGCAAGGCCCCGGAAGAGTCGATCAACGTCTTCCTGCCGACCACGCCGAATCCAACCTCCGGTTTCCTGCTGTTCGTCCCGAAGGCCGAGGCGAAAGTGCTGACCATGACGGTCGAGGAGGGCGCCAAGATGATCATCTCTGGTGGCATCATCACCCCACCGGAACCGCCGGAGCTGCAAAAGCCAGAGGGCGGGCACGGCGACGCACCGGGCTCGGGGAACCAAAGCGTACCAACTGCCGCGCAGCAAGGCGGTCGTTAA